The Alphaproteobacteria bacterium genome includes a window with the following:
- a CDS encoding ABC transporter ATP-binding protein produces the protein MVADGRARNRHRGHGARPQSAGRRSARRARPAHEDPTGVAVSDALLSVRNLTTAFATESGSTIAVDDVGFDVRAGEAVGLIGESGSGKSVAALSILGLLPTPPARVLSGSAMFEGRDLLQMPAKELRRIRGKRIGMIFQEPMTSLNPVFPIGEQIAESLRLHERLGNEAARKRAVAMLDRVGIPSASRRLDDYPHQLSGGMRQRVMIAIALACDPKLLIADEPTTALDVTVQAQLLDLLNDLRRETGMAMLLITHNMGVIAEFADRVVVMYSGRVAEEAPIETLFDAPRHPYTQGLLGATPTLAQTEVRLRTIPGALPDPAAPPPGCRFAPRCDFAEAACSAARPTDVTLAAGHRAACRRTDATMNWQAA, from the coding sequence ATGGTGGCTGACGGTCGTGCCCGGAATCGCCATCGCGGTCACGGTGCTCGGCCTCAATCTGCTGGGCGACGGTCTGCGCGACGTGCTCGACCCGCGCATGAAGATCCAACAGGAGTAGCCGTGAGCGACGCGTTGCTCAGCGTACGGAATTTGACCACGGCCTTCGCGACCGAAAGCGGAAGCACGATCGCCGTCGACGATGTCGGCTTCGACGTGCGCGCGGGCGAAGCCGTCGGCCTGATCGGCGAAAGCGGCTCGGGCAAAAGTGTCGCGGCGCTGTCGATCTTGGGCCTGCTGCCGACACCGCCCGCGCGCGTCTTGTCGGGCAGCGCCATGTTCGAAGGCCGCGACCTTCTGCAAATGCCCGCGAAGGAACTTCGCCGCATCCGGGGCAAGCGCATCGGCATGATCTTCCAGGAGCCGATGACGAGCCTCAACCCCGTCTTCCCGATCGGCGAACAGATCGCCGAAAGCTTGCGCTTGCACGAGCGCCTCGGCAACGAAGCCGCGCGCAAACGCGCCGTCGCGATGCTCGACCGCGTGGGCATTCCCTCGGCGTCGCGCCGCCTCGACGATTATCCGCACCAGTTGTCGGGCGGCATGCGCCAGCGCGTGATGATCGCCATCGCGTTGGCCTGCGATCCCAAGCTGCTGATCGCCGACGAGCCGACCACGGCGCTCGACGTTACGGTGCAGGCGCAGCTCCTCGACCTGCTGAACGATCTGCGGCGCGAGACGGGCATGGCGATGCTGCTGATCACCCATAACATGGGCGTGATCGCCGAATTCGCCGATCGCGTGGTCGTGATGTATTCGGGCCGCGTGGCGGAGGAAGCGCCGATCGAAACCTTGTTCGATGCGCCCCGCCATCCCTATACGCAAGGCTTGCTCGGCGCCACTCCCACCCTCGCCCAGACGGAAGTGCGCTTGCGCACCATTCCCGGCGCGCTGCCGGACCCGGCCGCCCCGCCGCCCGGTTGCCGCTTCGCGCCGCGCTGCGACTTCGCCGAGGCGGCGTGTTCGGCCGCGCGACCGACGGACGTCACGCTCGCCGCCGGCCATCGCGCCGCCTGCCGACGTACCGACGCGACGATGAATTGGCAAGCGGCATGA